Proteins encoded in a region of the Candidatus Methylomirabilis sp. genome:
- a CDS encoding helix-turn-helix domain-containing protein, with protein sequence SQAAVQLGISRSTLYRKLEQFGLKRQTLIASE encoded by the coding sequence CTCGCAGGCGGCGGTGCAACTCGGCATCTCCCGCAGCACGCTCTACCGGAAGCTGGAGCAGTTCGGGCTGAAACGGCAGACGTTGATTGCCTCGGAGTAG